Genomic window (Psilocybe cubensis strain MGC-MH-2018 chromosome 1, whole genome shotgun sequence):
ATGTCCATTCTCTCCTTCCCCAGATCACCTGCTTCTCCGGCTTCCACCTCATCTGCCGCAGAgcgttcttcttctgtctCTCCTCCGGATGGCTTTGTCGCCCCATCTTTCAAGAGGAAAACAGCCATGTCTCTCCAGCAAACAcccagcacctccagcttGAACAGTTCCTCGTCTTCCAATAACAGCCAGGGAGATGCACCTGTCCGTTCTTCTTTATCAAGACGCGTCTCTTGTCGCGCTTCCCAACGACCTCTTCCTCAGGACTTGGAGCGCTCATATGGCGAGCTCGACGCGTACCCGCTCAGACGCTCTAGCGTCCTTTGCAAGGCTTCCGGTGGTGGTCGCTGGGAGCCAAAGCAGAGTCCTGTTCTTGCCGGCTACCGGATACCTATTCCTGGTGGCAAGGCCCCCTTTGAAACCATGATGGAGCAGGAGGAACAGCTTGAACGCCTCAGGAAGCAGAATCCAATCGTCAAGGATGGCGCCTTCCAGTATCGCTTCCCCAAGGAACCAGAGCCAGTTGTGCTCTCAAGAAGTCCCTTTAACCTCTCCACATTCTAATTGCCAAAAGTAATACTCCCCTTCCGCGTCACCTCTACCTCCCCCTCATCACCATTTCCTACACTATTCGCTCTTCGCTGCTTCCTTGCTGTCCTCTGCATATCGTTATTACTTGTATATTGCTCGCCTCTTTCGGCCTCCGACTCCTGCACCCACTGTAACCATATCCCATGCATCTTCCCT
Coding sequences:
- a CDS encoding Lateral signaling target protein 2-like protein (Lateral signaling target protein 2 homolog), yielding MRPSDLPALEQSTDSASSSSSSLLDVPIHSPVDRPNQHLAVLLQKHLWKPDSSTNTCDNFYCRVPFSLFERKHHCRKCGGIFCGACTSRTTPLLDTSNLSFLQPPRNVPLTAFESPISPILDSRVCDDCWDQIHGCPTTPHTPEVTRPSFKRALSNPMSILSFPRSPASPASTSSAAERSSSVSPPDGFVAPSFKRKTAMSLQQTPSTSSLNSSSSSNNSQGDAPVRSSLSRRVSCRASQRPLPQDLERSYGELDAYPLRRSSVLCKASGGGRWEPKQSPVLAGYRIPIPGGKAPFETMMEQEEQLERLRKQNPIVKDGAFQYRFPKEPEPVVLSRSPFNLSTF